The following proteins are encoded in a genomic region of Actinomadura sp. NAK00032:
- a CDS encoding TadE/TadG family type IV pilus assembly protein, with protein MRLRDRAASLQRSDAGVSSMEWALLTPVLILVMLVVVQFAMVFHARHVALAAAQSGARVARTSPVGGGWEGAATEKAAGSVREIGPDLLSGLQVRAGEENDERWVEVSGEAVQVVPFMTFHVSQRSQGPIECFRPDVGSGTACQRGAGP; from the coding sequence ATGCGGCTCCGGGACCGAGCGGCCTCCCTCCAGCGGTCCGACGCCGGCGTGTCGTCGATGGAGTGGGCGCTGCTCACGCCGGTCCTCATCCTGGTGATGCTCGTCGTCGTGCAGTTCGCCATGGTCTTCCACGCCCGGCACGTCGCGCTCGCCGCCGCGCAGTCGGGCGCCCGCGTCGCGCGGACCTCCCCGGTCGGCGGCGGCTGGGAGGGCGCCGCGACCGAGAAGGCGGCCGGGTCGGTCCGCGAGATCGGCCCGGACCTGCTGAGCGGCCTCCAGGTGCGGGCGGGCGAGGAGAACGACGAGCGGTGGGTGGAGGTCAGCGGCGAGGCCGTCCAGGTCGTGCCGTTTATGACGTTCCACGTGTCGCAGCGCTCGCAGGGGCCGATCGAGTGCTTCCGGCCGGACGTCGGCTCCGGCACCGCCTGCCAGCGGGGAGCGGGCCCGTGA
- a CDS encoding Flp family type IVb pilin, with the protein MDPLNPLDHPSVLYLRAMLGARVARLRAEEDRSRGASAIEWAIITAILALIAITIGAVIQKKISDKANSINTG; encoded by the coding sequence ATGGATCCGCTGAACCCCCTGGACCATCCGTCCGTCCTCTACCTGCGCGCCATGCTCGGCGCGCGGGTGGCGCGGCTGCGCGCCGAGGAGGACCGCAGCCGCGGCGCGTCCGCGATCGAATGGGCGATCATCACCGCGATCCTCGCGCTGATCGCGATCACCATCGGCGCGGTGATCCAGAAGAAGATCTCGGACAAGGCCAACAGCATCAACACGGGCTGA
- a CDS encoding type II secretion system F family protein: protein MNGAMLAGAVVGLGLYVLVRALFPARPGLAARMAALDAARRRDLEEQRLGRMSPTLERVGGMRARIGRELAKFCESRGWRLRSVRADLAITERSLEAFLATKFLLPAGALLFIPLILAYFTLLGLGSSVAVPAWICVLFAVLFFFYPDMQLRQEAQARRQDFRHVVGAFLDLVSMNLAGGRGVPEALMTASNVGEGWAMHRIRDALSNARITGQTPWQALGRLGEELDVAELRDLAGALALVSDDGAQIRKSLAARAASMRSRELSELEGKAGERSQSMLVAQLFLCAGFLIFLAYPALMRVLAS from the coding sequence GTGAACGGCGCGATGCTCGCGGGCGCCGTCGTCGGCCTCGGCCTGTACGTGCTGGTCCGGGCGCTGTTCCCGGCCCGCCCCGGCCTCGCCGCGCGGATGGCCGCGCTCGACGCCGCCCGCCGCCGCGACCTGGAGGAGCAGCGGCTCGGCCGGATGTCGCCGACGCTGGAGCGGGTCGGCGGCATGCGCGCCAGGATCGGCCGGGAGCTGGCGAAGTTCTGCGAGTCGCGCGGCTGGCGGCTGCGCTCCGTCCGCGCCGACCTCGCGATCACCGAGCGGTCGCTGGAGGCGTTCCTCGCCACCAAGTTCCTGCTCCCGGCGGGCGCGCTGCTGTTCATCCCGCTGATCCTCGCCTACTTCACGCTGCTCGGGCTCGGCTCGTCCGTCGCCGTCCCCGCGTGGATCTGCGTGCTGTTCGCCGTGCTGTTCTTCTTCTACCCCGACATGCAGCTCCGGCAGGAGGCGCAGGCCCGCCGGCAGGACTTCCGGCACGTCGTCGGCGCGTTCCTCGACCTCGTCTCGATGAACCTCGCGGGCGGGCGCGGCGTCCCCGAGGCGCTGATGACCGCGTCGAACGTCGGCGAGGGCTGGGCCATGCACCGCATCCGGGACGCGCTGTCCAACGCCCGCATCACCGGCCAGACGCCCTGGCAGGCGCTCGGCCGGCTCGGCGAGGAACTCGACGTCGCCGAGCTGCGCGACCTCGCCGGGGCGCTCGCGCTCGTCTCCGACGACGGCGCGCAGATCCGCAAGTCGCTCGCCGCCCGCGCCGCGTCCATGCGCAGCCGGGAGCTGTCGGAGCTGGAGGGCAAGGCCGGCGAGCGCTCCCAGTCGATGCTCGTCGCGCAGCTGTTCCTGTGCGCCGGATTCCTGATCTTCCTCGCCTACCCGGCCCTGATGCGGGTGCTCGCGTCATGA
- a CDS encoding type II secretion system F family protein, translating to MYAPDFLLAIVAGALVGGGVLLLVVALRGLPPRRGPARGRSREDLIRTLTTRTAVAVIVGFLVLIVTQWPIAAAGTGALVLAWEGLAGGAAEERRGMARLEGLAGWTESLRDTIAGAVGLEQAIPASQRAAAPALQRPLRDLVDRLHTRVPMPEALRRFADDIDDPSADLVIAALILNAKLRGPGLRDMLSALATSARAELDMRRRVEADRRATRRSVRIVVAVSVGTALALAVFNHSYVEPYDDFLGQLVLCIVVALYGAAFLWLRRLARYELPGRFLSEPRRTAEPGVPGEVPSTVAGWQGSDGGRQGAQEPPLRGRHTMDAGGGGAA from the coding sequence ATGTACGCGCCGGACTTCCTCCTCGCCATCGTCGCGGGCGCCCTGGTCGGCGGCGGCGTCCTGCTGCTGGTCGTCGCGCTGCGCGGGCTGCCGCCCCGGCGCGGGCCCGCGCGCGGCCGCAGCCGCGAGGACCTCATCCGCACCCTCACCACCCGCACCGCCGTCGCCGTCATCGTCGGCTTCCTCGTGCTGATCGTGACGCAGTGGCCGATCGCCGCCGCCGGCACCGGGGCGCTCGTCCTCGCCTGGGAGGGCCTGGCGGGCGGCGCCGCCGAGGAGCGCCGGGGCATGGCGCGGCTGGAGGGCCTCGCCGGCTGGACGGAGTCGCTGCGCGACACGATCGCGGGCGCGGTCGGCCTCGAACAGGCCATCCCCGCCTCGCAGCGCGCCGCCGCGCCCGCCCTCCAGCGGCCGCTGCGCGACCTCGTCGACCGGCTGCACACCCGCGTCCCGATGCCGGAGGCGCTGCGCCGGTTCGCCGACGACATCGACGACCCGTCCGCCGACCTGGTCATCGCCGCGCTGATCCTGAACGCCAAGCTGCGCGGCCCCGGCCTGCGCGACATGCTGAGCGCCCTCGCGACGTCCGCGCGCGCCGAACTCGACATGCGGCGCCGCGTCGAGGCCGACCGGCGCGCCACCCGGCGCAGCGTCCGCATCGTCGTCGCCGTCTCCGTCGGGACGGCCCTCGCGCTCGCCGTGTTCAACCACTCCTACGTCGAGCCGTACGACGACTTCCTCGGGCAGCTCGTCCTGTGCATCGTCGTCGCGCTGTACGGGGCGGCGTTCCTGTGGCTGCGCCGCCTCGCGCGCTACGAGCTGCCCGGACGGTTCCTCAGCGAGCCGCGCCGGACGGCCGAGCCGGGCGTGCCCGGCGAGGTCCCGAGCACGGTCGCCGGCTGGCAGGGCTCCGACGGCGGCCGGCAGGGCGCGCAGGAACCGCCGCTGCGCGGCCGGCACACGATGGACGCCGGAGGGGGTGGCGCCGCGTGA